A genomic stretch from Lathyrus oleraceus cultivar Zhongwan6 chromosome 2, CAAS_Psat_ZW6_1.0, whole genome shotgun sequence includes:
- the LOC127123330 gene encoding uncharacterized protein LOC127123330, with translation MAPITTSGNNTTTDETKNDHIQKEDETNSSSSEKSNSSDENNTKSNNSPCSGSKNIKCEICTRTFATEKAERDHMESHGGKFQCPKCKRCFETTKQREDHLNIGRCKKA, from the coding sequence ATGGCTCCTATCACTACTAGCGGCAATAACACAACTACTGATGAAACAAAAAACGATCATATTCAGAAGGAAGACGAAACAAATAGCAGTAGCAGTGAAAAGAGCAATAGCAGTGATGAAAACAACACCAAGAGCAATAACAGCCCTTGCAGTGGTTCAAAAAACATTAAGTGTGAAATATGCACCAGAACATTTGCTACAGAAAAAGCGGAAAGAGATCATATGGAGTCTCATGGTGGAAAATTCCAGTGTCCTAAATGCAAGCGTTGCTTTGAAACCACAAAGCAAAGAGAGGATCATCTCAACATTGGAAGGTGCAAGAAAGCATGA